In Allorhizobium pseudoryzae, the genomic window GTCGAAGGCCGAGGTCCACGCCGAAACCGGCAATTCCATCGGCGTCGTCGATGCCAGCTTCGACATCTTTCCCGGCGAGATCTTCGTCATCATGGGCCTCTCCGGCTCCGGCAAATCGACGCTGCTGCGCCTCCTCAACCGCCTGATCGAGCCGACCGACGGTTCCATCGAAATCGACGGCCAGGATATCACCCGCATGTCGCGCCAGGAGCTGATCGCCCTTCGCCGCCGCGATATCAGCATGGTCTTCCAGTCCTTTGCGCTTCTGCCCAACCGCACGGTGATCAACAACGCCGCGTTTGGCCTCGAAATCTCCGGCATGGGCGAAGAGGAGCGCAAAACCCGGGCGCTTGCCGCACTCGAGGCCGTGGGGCTTGCCGGTTATGCCGACAGCAAGCCTGACCAGCTTTCGGGCGGCATGAAGCAGCGCGTCGGCCTTGCCCGCGCTCTGGCAAGCGAACCCACCATCCTTCTGATGGACGAGGCCTTTTCCGCACTCGACCCGCTGATCCGCACCGAGATGCAGGACGAACTGGTGCGCCTGCAGTCCGAACACAGCCGCACCATCGTGTTCGTCAGCCACGATCTCGACGAGGCCATGCGGATCGGGGACCGGGTCTGCATCATGCAGGACGGCGCCGTCATCCAGGTGGGCACGCCGGACGAAATCGTCATGAACCCGGCCAATGATTACGTGCGCTCGTTCTTCCGCAACGTGGATGTTTCCCAGGTCTTCAAGGCGGGCGATGTGGCGCGCCAGACGCAGGTGACGATCATCGAACGCCAGGGCGTTTCGGCGGCTGCGGCCCTGGAGCGCATGAAAAGCTACGATCGCGACTATGCGATCATCCTCGGTCGTGACCGCAGCTATCACGGCATTGTCAGCCGCACGTCGCTGATCGAAAAGCTGCGCGACAAGGACCCGGACCCGTACCGGGCCGCGTTCCTGACTGAGGTCGAGGCCATCCCGGCCGATGAACCGCTGTCGAACGTGCTGGGACGCGTCGCCTCCAGCCCCTGGCCGGTGCCGGTCGTCGATGCCCGCCGCCGTTATGTCGGCTCCATCAGCAAATCCGCCCTGCTTGAAACGCTCGATCGCGCCAGCTGATAGCGACACGGAGAGGTGACTTCCATGAACTTCGAAATCGGTGACGGTGTCGATGCCATCGTCAATTACATTCTCGACAACTTTTCCCCTGCCCTCGATGCGATCGCGGCCGCCATCGGCTTCGTCACGGGCGGCATCCTGGATCTTCTGACCGCGCTTCCGATGCTGCTCGGCATTGCGATCTTCGTCCTTTTGTCCTTGTGGCGGGTCGGGATCGGATTTGCCGTCTTTACCGGTGTGTCGCTGTGGCTTGTCCAGCATATGGGGCTGTGGACGGCGACGATGGAGACGCTGTCGCTCGTCATCGCCTCGACGCTGATTGCGATGATCATCGGCCTGCCGCTCGGCATTGCCATGGCGCGCAAGGATACGGTCGCCGCCGGCGTCCGTCCGGTTCTCGACCTGATGCAGACCATGCCGGCCTTCGTCTACCTGATCCCGGCCGCCATGTTCTTCGGCCTTGGCGCCGTGCCCGGGACGATTGCCACCGTCATCTTCGCCATGCCGCCGGTGGTGCGCCTCACCAATCTCGGCATCCGCCAGGTGCACGGCGAATTCATCGAGGCCGGACAGGCGTTTGGCTGCACCGCTTCGCAGCTGCTGTTCAAGGTGCAGCTGCCGAATGCCCTGCCCTCCATCATGGCCGGCATCAACCAGACGATCATGCTGTCTCTGTCGATGGTGGTCATCGCCTCGATGATCGGCGCCGGCGGGATCGGCAACACGGTCCTCACCGGCATTCAGCGCCTGGATGTGGGCACCGGCTTTGAAGGCGGCCTCGCCGTCGTCATTCTCGCGGTCATCCTCGACCGCATCACCCAGAGTTTGGGCAAGGAACGCAGCGGACTGCGCTCGCTCTTTGCCTGGAAACCAGCGGAGACCAAGGTGGGCCAAGTGCGCACCGCGACCTCCGGCTGATCGAGGGCGGGGTGGACCCCGCCGAATGCGAACCTTTGAAGAAAAGGAGCAACCATGTTCAAGTCAATCGCGTCGCTCGGCGCAACCATCGGCCTCGCGGCACTTCTCGCCAGCGGAACCGCCACTCTCGCCAACGCCCAGGACAAGCAGCCGGTTAAGATCGGCTGGGCTGCCTGGTCGGATGCCGAATTCGTGACGAAACTCGCCGCGAAGATCATCGAGGATGATCTCGGCCGCAAGGTCGATCTGGTGCAGACCGATGTCGCGCCCCTCTATCAGGGTGTCAGCCGCGGCGACCTCGATTTCATGATGATGGCCTGGCTGCCGCAGACCCATGCCGACTACTACAAGCGCGTCGAAGACAAGGTCGAGACGCTCGGCACGGTCTATGATGGCGCAAAGCTCGGCTGGGTCGTGCCCACCTATATTCCGGAAAGCGAGATTTCCTCGATCGCCGACCTCAGCAAGCCTGAGGTCAAGGAGAAGCTCAAGAACACCGTGCAGGGTATCGATCCGGGCGCCGGCCTGACCCGCCTCTCGCAGGAAGCGCTGAAGACCTATGAGCTTTCCGACTACAAGCTGCAGATCTCCAGCGAAGCCGGCATGCTGACCACCGTCGACCGTGCCTATCGCTCCGAGGACTGGTTCGTTGCCACCTCCTGGAGCCCGCACTGGATGTTCGGCAAATACAAGCTGCGCTACATCGACGATCCGAAGAAGGCACTCGGCGACGCCGAACATGTCGATATCCTGGCCCGTAAAGGCTTCAAGGACGAGAACCCGAAGGTTGCCGGCTTCCTCTCCCGCATGAAGCTGCCGATCTCGGATCTGGAGCAGGCGATGTTCAACGCCCAGGAGACCTCCTACGACGAGGCCGTGGCGAAATACATCAAGGACCATCCGGACCAGATCAAGACCTGGGTCGGCGAAGACTAAGACAGGCGCGACATGGCCGGTCGTTTCGCGACCGGCCATGTCCACGATTTGCGGCTAGACTGGCCGGTCACATGGAGGGTTTCCCATGGGGAACGACGAATTCGGCTGGTGCTTGGATGCCGAGGATACGCTGGGAGGGCGCCTGTCTTTGGCGCGCGAAGCGTGTGAGATGACGGTGGAACAGGTTGCCTTTGCCCTCAGCCTCGATCCGGATACGCTGCACTACTGGGAAAGTGATCGCGCCGCACCGAGTACGGACCGGCTCGTCGTGATTGCCGATGCGCTGAATGTCTCGGCATCCTGGCTGATGACGGGCTTCGGACATGGCCCGCACTGGGACGATCTGACGGACGTTCCGCGCCGCACGCTTGGCCGGTCCCCGAGGCATGGCCACCCGTCACAGAACCTTCCCTAACGCCGGAAAAGGGCCCGATATCCGCTCCCTGGCGACCGTTTGGCGCTGCTGAAAGATCGCATTTATCGAAAATCTTCAGCGTCCGCCATTGACGTTAGCGGATGTTCAGTCAATTTCTCTCCCGTTTTCGGTCGTCGCCCTGCCCCATTTTGCATCAACAAGGGAACGGCGGTGTGCCGAAACGGTTCGCCATCATGATGAGCGTCCGGTCAGACCCCTGACTGGAGGTGGAGGCGCAATCCAGCCAGACGCAAGCGACGTGCGGTAAGGCTGGTCGTGCAAGCCGGAATGACGACGGCGATTTGGGGGCATGACATGAACGACATGGAAAACCAGACGATGGACAGCCAGGACGCGGCACTCGCACTGTTCCTTGAGGACAATGATCCGGACAGACTGACGGATATCCTGGTGGCCGCACTCGACGACGCGCTTCGTCTGCTGCAGGAAGATGCGGCCCGCGACACCCTTCACTGAAGGCAAGGGGTCAACGGCTGTCGGAGAGGTCCGGCCGCGGTAGAGCGACTGTTACCTTCAATCCCCTTCCGTTGTGGCCTTCTGACAACGCGACCGTTCCCTTGTGCAGGACGGCAATCTCTTCGACAATCGGCAGACCGAGACCCGTCCCGCGACTGTCCTTGGCATCGGCACGGCGGAAACGGCGCATCACGTCGGCACGTTTGTCTGCGGGAATGCCGGGGCCGTCGTCCTCAACCTCGATCAGGACACCGGCGGTCTGATCCGGACGCACCCGCACGGTGACTTCCGAGCCCCGGCCGGCGTAA contains:
- a CDS encoding helix-turn-helix domain-containing protein, whose product is MGNDEFGWCLDAEDTLGGRLSLAREACEMTVEQVAFALSLDPDTLHYWESDRAAPSTDRLVVIADALNVSASWLMTGFGHGPHWDDLTDVPRRTLGRSPRHGHPSQNLP
- a CDS encoding ABC transporter permease, translated to MNFEIGDGVDAIVNYILDNFSPALDAIAAAIGFVTGGILDLLTALPMLLGIAIFVLLSLWRVGIGFAVFTGVSLWLVQHMGLWTATMETLSLVIASTLIAMIIGLPLGIAMARKDTVAAGVRPVLDLMQTMPAFVYLIPAAMFFGLGAVPGTIATVIFAMPPVVRLTNLGIRQVHGEFIEAGQAFGCTASQLLFKVQLPNALPSIMAGINQTIMLSLSMVVIASMIGAGGIGNTVLTGIQRLDVGTGFEGGLAVVILAVILDRITQSLGKERSGLRSLFAWKPAETKVGQVRTATSG
- a CDS encoding glycine betaine ABC transporter substrate-binding protein, with the translated sequence MFKSIASLGATIGLAALLASGTATLANAQDKQPVKIGWAAWSDAEFVTKLAAKIIEDDLGRKVDLVQTDVAPLYQGVSRGDLDFMMMAWLPQTHADYYKRVEDKVETLGTVYDGAKLGWVVPTYIPESEISSIADLSKPEVKEKLKNTVQGIDPGAGLTRLSQEALKTYELSDYKLQISSEAGMLTTVDRAYRSEDWFVATSWSPHWMFGKYKLRYIDDPKKALGDAEHVDILARKGFKDENPKVAGFLSRMKLPISDLEQAMFNAQETSYDEAVAKYIKDHPDQIKTWVGED
- the proV gene encoding glycine betaine/L-proline ABC transporter ATP-binding protein ProV, whose protein sequence is MAMTTETDGAAKAATPKISLKSVFKVFGERPEKALDLYRTGKSKAEVHAETGNSIGVVDASFDIFPGEIFVIMGLSGSGKSTLLRLLNRLIEPTDGSIEIDGQDITRMSRQELIALRRRDISMVFQSFALLPNRTVINNAAFGLEISGMGEEERKTRALAALEAVGLAGYADSKPDQLSGGMKQRVGLARALASEPTILLMDEAFSALDPLIRTEMQDELVRLQSEHSRTIVFVSHDLDEAMRIGDRVCIMQDGAVIQVGTPDEIVMNPANDYVRSFFRNVDVSQVFKAGDVARQTQVTIIERQGVSAAAALERMKSYDRDYAIILGRDRSYHGIVSRTSLIEKLRDKDPDPYRAAFLTEVEAIPADEPLSNVLGRVASSPWPVPVVDARRRYVGSISKSALLETLDRAS